From Qingrenia yutianensis, the proteins below share one genomic window:
- a CDS encoding ABC transporter permease: protein MKKTAAAYPYILWAIVFTVIPLILVAYYGFTVVDEGGKATFSMQNFVTFFQNEQLLKAFWRSIYMAVIATVICLVLGYPVAYILAMSKSKHTGFLMLLLIIPMWMNLLLRTYAWVMILDNTGLINSFLNKFGIKSFEFMYHNASIVFGMVYNFLPFMILPIHSVLVKTDRSVIEAAADLGADNKKVFCKIIFPLSMPGVFSGITMVFMPAVTTFAISDILSGRKIQLMGNVIESQFLRNYNWHYGSAISLILIVIILFSVIFSSKYEKENKGGGLL from the coding sequence ATGAAAAAAACGGCTGCCGCATATCCTTACATTCTGTGGGCGATAGTTTTCACGGTCATTCCGCTCATTTTGGTTGCTTATTACGGTTTTACCGTTGTTGACGAGGGCGGAAAGGCGACATTTTCAATGCAGAATTTTGTCACGTTTTTTCAAAACGAACAGCTTTTGAAAGCGTTTTGGCGCTCCATTTATATGGCGGTTATCGCAACGGTGATATGCCTTGTTTTGGGTTATCCCGTGGCGTATATACTTGCAATGTCAAAATCAAAGCATACGGGATTTTTAATGCTTTTGCTTATAATTCCTATGTGGATGAATTTGCTTCTGCGAACATACGCGTGGGTTATGATTTTGGACAACACGGGACTTATAAATTCGTTTTTAAACAAATTCGGCATAAAAAGCTTTGAATTTATGTATCACAACGCATCAATCGTTTTCGGTATGGTTTACAATTTTCTGCCGTTTATGATTTTGCCGATACATTCGGTACTTGTAAAAACCGACCGTTCGGTAATAGAGGCGGCGGCGGATCTCGGTGCGGACAACAAAAAAGTTTTCTGCAAAATAATCTTTCCGTTAAGTATGCCGGGCGTGTTTTCGGGTATAACTATGGTGTTTATGCCTGCCGTTACCACTTTTGCGATTTCCGACATTTTGAGCGGACGTAAAATTCAGCTTATGGGCAACGTTATAGAAAGCCAGTTTCTGCGCAACTACAACTGGCATTACGGCTCGGCAATTTCGCTGATTCTGATAGTAATTATACTGTTTTCGGTTATTTTCTCGTCAAAATACGAAAAAGAAAACAAGGGGGGCGGACTTCTGTGA
- a CDS encoding ABC transporter permease codes for MYAPIAVMMIYSFNDSRSRTTQWKGFTLKWYFKLFEDSQILKALQTTLIVALVSAVIATVIGTLAAIGISRMGKKLKSAVMGVTYLPVLNPDIVTGISLMILFVFLRIKLGKYSLLLSHIAFNIPYVIISVLPKFTQLNKSVYEVALDLGATPQYAYRKVVLPEIMPGIITGFLLSVTLSVDDFVISFFTAGTGATNLSIYIYSAISKKYNPSINALSTIMFVVIFTLLLVINSRNNKDDKKIKGDIAQ; via the coding sequence ATGTACGCACCCATCGCGGTTATGATGATTTATTCTTTCAACGATTCGCGTTCGCGCACAACGCAGTGGAAAGGATTTACATTAAAATGGTATTTTAAACTTTTTGAAGACTCACAGATTTTAAAAGCATTGCAGACAACCCTTATAGTCGCGCTTGTTTCGGCGGTGATTGCCACGGTTATCGGAACGCTTGCGGCTATCGGCATAAGCAGAATGGGCAAAAAACTAAAAAGCGCGGTTATGGGCGTAACGTATCTGCCCGTGCTCAATCCCGACATTGTAACGGGTATTTCGCTTATGATTTTGTTCGTTTTTCTGCGCATAAAGCTCGGCAAATATTCGCTTCTTCTGTCGCACATTGCTTTTAACATTCCGTACGTTATAATTTCGGTTTTGCCGAAATTTACCCAGCTTAACAAAAGCGTCTATGAGGTTGCGTTAGACCTCGGCGCAACACCGCAGTATGCGTACAGAAAAGTTGTTCTGCCCGAAATTATGCCGGGCATTATAACAGGATTTTTACTGTCGGTGACTCTTTCGGTGGACGACTTTGTAATAAGCTTTTTCACCGCCGGAACGGGCGCGACAAACCTTTCGATTTACATATATTCGGCAATAAGCAAAAAATACAACCCGTCGATAAATGCGCTTTCGACCATTATGTTCGTTGTGATTTTTACACTTTTGCTGGTGATAAATTCACGAAATAACAAAGACGACAAAAAAATTAAAGGAGATATTGCACAATGA
- a CDS encoding polyamine ABC transporter substrate-binding protein — MKKIIALILMLAVVIGCFSGCSGKSKTTIRVYNWGEFIDMDLLDKFEKETGIKVLYDVYTDNESLYAKIKNSGEDAYDIIVPSDYMIKKMISEDMLAKLDFNNIPNYKNLNESYLKPSYDPTGEYSVPYFYGMVGILYNKNKVDGKITRMKDLFDEKYAREVCMLYSMRDTIGMTLKMLGYSMNDTDPAHINEAKDLLIKQKPNVLAYGTDELVPKVTDGTAAMAMVYSGDGVVAASEDPDNVEFVIPEDGTNIAMDSMVILKTSKNKEAAEKFINFMLDADNAAQNAETTGYSTPNKAAWELLDDETKNDERRYPSDAMTAKSEEFTSDNSFYVAAWDEILAQ; from the coding sequence ATGAAAAAAATTATCGCGTTAATTCTTATGCTTGCAGTTGTTATCGGCTGTTTTTCGGGTTGTTCCGGAAAGAGCAAAACGACTATTCGCGTTTACAACTGGGGTGAATTTATTGATATGGACCTTCTCGATAAATTCGAGAAAGAAACCGGTATAAAAGTACTTTACGACGTTTACACCGACAACGAAAGCCTTTATGCAAAAATTAAAAATTCGGGCGAGGACGCATATGACATAATCGTGCCGTCCGACTATATGATTAAAAAAATGATTTCGGAGGATATGCTTGCAAAGCTTGATTTTAACAATATCCCCAACTATAAAAATTTGAACGAATCATATCTTAAACCGTCCTACGACCCGACGGGCGAATATTCCGTTCCGTATTTCTACGGTATGGTGGGAATTTTGTATAACAAAAACAAAGTTGACGGCAAAATCACACGTATGAAAGATTTGTTTGACGAAAAATATGCGCGCGAGGTTTGTATGCTTTATTCAATGCGCGACACAATCGGTATGACGCTTAAAATGCTCGGTTATTCAATGAACGACACCGACCCTGCGCACATAAACGAAGCAAAGGATTTGCTTATAAAACAGAAACCGAACGTGCTCGCGTACGGCACAGACGAGCTTGTGCCGAAAGTAACCGACGGCACAGCGGCTATGGCAATGGTTTATTCGGGTGACGGTGTTGTTGCGGCGAGCGAGGACCCCGATAATGTTGAATTTGTTATCCCCGAGGACGGCACAAATATTGCGATGGATTCTATGGTAATTCTTAAAACGTCAAAAAACAAAGAGGCGGCAGAGAAATTTATCAACTTTATGCTTGATGCCGACAATGCCGCACAGAATGCCGAAACAACAGGATATTCCACACCGAACAAAGCGGCGTGGGAGCTTTTGGACGACGAAACAAAAAACGACGAGCGCAGATACCCCTCCGATGCTATGACAGCAAAGAGTGAAGAATTTACCTCCGACAATTCATTTTATGTTGCCGCGTGGGACGAAATTCTTGCACAGTAA
- a CDS encoding HPr family phosphocarrier protein, which translates to MYSKEVVVQNQVGLHARPATFFIQRANEFKAGIWIVNDERKVNAKSLLGVLSLGITRGTKITIVADGSDQEEAVDSLVDLISSNFIDAQ; encoded by the coding sequence ATGTATAGCAAAGAAGTAGTGGTTCAAAATCAGGTTGGATTACACGCGCGGCCGGCTACATTCTTCATTCAGAGAGCTAATGAATTTAAAGCAGGTATTTGGATTGTTAATGACGAAAGAAAGGTAAATGCCAAAAGCTTGCTGGGCGTTTTGTCGCTCGGTATAACAAGAGGCACAAAAATTACTATCGTTGCTGACGGCAGTGATCAGGAGGAAGCAGTAGACAGTTTGGTTGACCTTATTTCTTCAAATTTTATAGATGCCCAATAG
- the uvrC gene encoding excinuclease ABC subunit UvrC → MENKPSLEYKIKSLPDKSGVYIMKNAEGEVIYVGKAKVLKNRVRQYFRGNNHTPKVAAMVSNVADFEYIITDSEPEALVLECNLIKQYMPKYNILLKDDKTYPFARVSVNEHFPKITMVRSVKKDGARYFGPYSSGMLLRELIEFLKEVYKIRGCNKVFPRDFNKGRMCLYYHIGKCDGICGGNADEEEYNKKINEICAFLSGKTAHLEREMEEKMYDASEKLDFEKAAFYRDKLNAVRLITQKQKATSTGGGNSDILAVSTLNGMSCVQVFFMRNGKIIGRENYFIDNGENASDSEILNSFAAQYYAQSTFIPDELILQYELADIDAISQMLCEKRGKKVEIKVPKIGDSLKLVNLVKANAMKELQNRELKILRDIKFKNNALASLKTALSLSDIPHRIEAFDISGFAGSHNVAAMVVFVDAKPSKKDYRLYKIKTVVDKNDDYASMREAVYRRYSKAENLPDLIFADGGAGHVHAVKEVLDELGLNIPVFGIFKDDKHNTHSVMSENGEIKMDKTGEAFMLLVNIQDEMHRRAITYYRSLSQKSTVKSELDNISGVGERRRKDLMLHFKSIKKIKNATVKELCEVKSIDKKTAQNIKNYFEQKDV, encoded by the coding sequence ATGGAAAACAAACCGTCACTTGAATATAAAATTAAAAGTCTGCCCGACAAAAGCGGTGTTTATATTATGAAAAATGCCGAAGGTGAGGTTATATACGTCGGCAAAGCAAAGGTTTTGAAAAACCGTGTGCGCCAGTATTTTCGCGGAAACAACCATACTCCCAAGGTTGCGGCAATGGTTTCAAACGTTGCGGATTTTGAATATATAATCACCGATTCCGAACCTGAAGCGCTGGTGCTTGAGTGCAACCTCATAAAGCAGTATATGCCGAAATACAACATTCTTTTAAAAGACGACAAAACTTATCCGTTTGCACGCGTTTCCGTAAACGAACATTTTCCCAAAATCACTATGGTGCGCAGTGTTAAAAAAGACGGCGCGAGATATTTCGGTCCGTATTCAAGCGGTATGCTCTTGCGCGAACTTATCGAATTTTTAAAGGAAGTTTACAAAATCCGAGGCTGTAACAAGGTTTTTCCGCGCGATTTTAACAAGGGCAGAATGTGTCTTTATTATCACATCGGCAAGTGTGACGGAATTTGCGGAGGAAATGCAGACGAGGAAGAATACAACAAAAAAATAAACGAAATATGCGCTTTTTTGAGCGGAAAAACCGCACATCTCGAACGTGAAATGGAAGAAAAAATGTATGATGCATCCGAAAAACTTGATTTTGAAAAAGCGGCATTTTACCGTGACAAATTAAACGCGGTGCGCCTTATAACGCAAAAGCAGAAAGCAACCTCAACAGGGGGCGGAAACAGCGATATTCTGGCGGTTTCAACCCTCAACGGTATGTCGTGCGTTCAGGTGTTTTTTATGCGCAACGGCAAAATTATCGGGCGCGAAAATTATTTTATTGACAACGGCGAAAATGCGTCCGACAGTGAGATTTTGAACAGTTTTGCGGCGCAGTATTACGCACAGTCGACGTTTATTCCCGACGAACTTATTTTGCAGTATGAACTTGCCGATATTGACGCAATTTCGCAGATGTTATGCGAAAAACGCGGTAAAAAGGTTGAAATTAAAGTGCCGAAAATCGGTGACAGCTTAAAGCTTGTCAACCTTGTAAAAGCGAACGCAATGAAGGAACTTCAAAACCGTGAACTTAAAATTCTGCGCGATATAAAATTCAAAAACAATGCGCTTGCGTCGCTTAAAACCGCACTTTCGCTCTCTGATATTCCGCACAGAATTGAGGCGTTTGATATATCGGGATTTGCAGGAAGCCACAACGTTGCGGCAATGGTTGTTTTTGTTGACGCAAAGCCGTCAAAAAAAGATTACAGGCTGTATAAAATCAAAACCGTTGTAGACAAAAACGATGATTACGCATCTATGCGCGAGGCGGTTTACAGACGCTATTCAAAGGCGGAAAATTTGCCAGATTTGATTTTTGCCGACGGCGGAGCGGGGCACGTTCACGCGGTGAAAGAGGTGCTTGATGAACTCGGGTTAAACATTCCCGTGTTCGGCATTTTTAAAGACGACAAGCACAACACACATTCTGTTATGAGCGAAAACGGCGAGATTAAAATGGATAAGACGGGTGAGGCATTTATGCTCCTTGTGAACATTCAGGACGAAATGCACCGCCGTGCGATAACGTATTACCGTTCGTTAAGTCAGAAATCGACGGTAAAATCAGAACTTGACAACATTTCGGGAGTGGGGGAAAGGCGCAGAAAAGACCTTATGCTCCATTTTAAGAGCATCAAAAAAATTAAAAATGCAACTGTAAAAGAACTTTGCGAGGTTAAGTCGATAGACAAAAAAACTGCTCAAAATATTAAAAATTATTTTGAGCAGAAAGATGTATAA
- the rodA gene encoding rod shape-determining protein RodA has protein sequence MKQKTDFFKLDYFLILITVVCCAFGLVIISSAVKSLDNSQKYIIVQSGAFAIGFCAMLAVSAIDYSKYGQYAKYIYIVCLLLLGATLIFGTGKEESGAKSWIRFGSIGIQPSEIVKIGFIITFAKHLSMVKNVNTKRNLFALILHLVPLVGLIMLQPDLGTTMVFLCIFAGMIFVAGISYKYIFSALILIGAAVPIVWKFFLKNYQKSRIIVFFNPESDPLGDGYHVVQSKIAIGSGRIFGKGLFKGTQTQLGFVPAKHTDFIFAVIGEELGLIGCIAVIALLFTLVVRCIYVSNSSKDKFGRYICVGVAFMFMAHIFENIGMCIGLMPVTGIPLPFFSYAGSSLVTNLIAIGLVLSVQKRCRVISL, from the coding sequence ATGAAACAAAAGACAGATTTTTTTAAACTTGACTATTTTTTAATATTGATAACCGTGGTTTGCTGTGCATTCGGTTTGGTTATAATTTCAAGTGCGGTGAAATCGCTGGATAACAGTCAAAAATACATTATTGTGCAGTCGGGGGCGTTCGCGATCGGCTTTTGCGCAATGCTTGCTGTTTCCGCGATTGATTACAGCAAATACGGTCAGTACGCAAAATATATCTATATTGTCTGCCTGCTTCTTCTCGGCGCGACGCTCATTTTCGGAACGGGTAAAGAAGAAAGCGGAGCAAAAAGCTGGATTCGTTTCGGTTCGATTGGCATTCAGCCGTCGGAAATCGTGAAAATCGGCTTTATAATCACGTTTGCAAAGCACCTTTCAATGGTGAAAAACGTAAACACAAAACGTAATTTGTTTGCGCTCATTCTGCACCTTGTTCCGCTGGTCGGACTTATTATGCTCCAGCCTGACCTCGGCACGACAATGGTGTTTCTGTGCATTTTCGCCGGAATGATTTTTGTCGCCGGCATATCGTACAAATACATTTTCTCGGCGCTTATCCTTATCGGTGCGGCAGTTCCGATAGTGTGGAAATTTTTTCTCAAAAACTATCAGAAAAGCCGAATTATAGTGTTTTTCAATCCTGAAAGCGACCCTTTGGGCGACGGTTATCATGTTGTCCAGTCGAAAATTGCCATAGGCTCGGGCAGAATTTTCGGAAAAGGTCTTTTTAAAGGCACGCAGACACAGCTCGGATTTGTGCCGGCAAAGCACACTGACTTTATATTCGCGGTAATCGGCGAAGAACTCGGACTTATCGGCTGTATTGCCGTAATCGCGCTTTTATTTACGCTCGTTGTGCGATGCATTTACGTATCAAATTCGTCGAAAGACAAATTCGGACGCTACATTTGCGTCGGTGTTGCGTTTATGTTTATGGCTCACATTTTTGAAAACATCGGAATGTGTATCGGTCTTATGCCGGTAACGGGTATTCCGCTTCCGTTTTTCTCATATGCCGGTTCGTCGCTTGTTACAAACCTTATTGCAATCGGACTTGTTTTAAGCGTCCAAAAGCGGTGCCGTGTCATATCGCTTTAA